From Mercenaria mercenaria strain notata chromosome 17, MADL_Memer_1, whole genome shotgun sequence, the proteins below share one genomic window:
- the LOC123536029 gene encoding tektin-3-like isoform X1 → MSHKGRSVTRLAYYDSPAIVRSRSATPLTPEMSKILPYVSDKTISRHLGYAGRSMDLGHAKNYFNPARNTIYSRYTPNDWGLSNSMNYSLSDKERAFGERLRADAWRAMKETDARTRNRQNDVTKKLGERVYDIAFWKSELNMEINSLATEIENLKEYRRTCEKALSDTANPLHIAEECLMHREKRQGIDLVNDDVEKSLVREVNVIKKCQAKMKRVLDKASVQLKMDRAAQHTLEIDAKDKHHAQGLDDRIQSYRNGSAGTGYYPGIESIDNTITIPESWARYTQENIARSQKERACSERLRGEIDSTLRACANDMWNMFNTVNNAFNTRIRETTDARNKLQAHLQRTMAEIFDMEKNIELLRKAIQDKEAPMKVSQSRLDERTRRINVELCNDPVMKSLQREVSEIRESVRILKERLKASELSLARLMKTKATLEHDISVKENSLRIDSQYCMGMRKGFPMDPKVGPIFQMPTC, encoded by the exons ATGAGTCACAA GGGACGCAGTGTTACCAG ACTGGCATACTACGACAGTCCGGCCATAGTCCGTTCAAGGAGCGCCACCCCACTCACACCGGAAATGTCTAAAATACTGCCATACGTGTCCGACAAAACTATTTCACGACATCTAGGTTACGCCGGAAGATCAATGGACCTCGGCCACGCTAAGAATTACTTTAATCCTGCCAG AAACACAATCTACTCCCGCTACACACCAAATGACTGGGGTCTCTCAAACTCGATGAACTACAGTCTGTCAGACAAAGAGCGCGCTTTCGGCGAGCGTCTGCGAGCTGATGCTTGGAGAGCCATGAAGGAGACAGACGCCAGAACCAGAAACAGGCAGAATGACGTCACCAAAAAATTAG GCGAACGTGTTTATGACATCGCATTTTGGAAGAGCGAACTTAACATGGAAATCAACTCCCTAGCAACCGAGATTGAAAATTTGAAG GAATACCGTCGCACCTGTGAGAAAGCCCTGTCAGACACAGCCAACCCACTACATATAGCCGAGGAGTGTTTGATGCACAGAGAAAAGAGACAAGGAATTGATCTTGTCAACGACGATGTTGAGAAATCACTCGTCAGa GAGGTGAACGTGATCAAGAAATGTCAAGCTAAAATGAAGAGAGTTTTGGACAAAGCTTCCGTCCAACTAAA GATGGACCGTGCTGCCCAGCACACACTTGAGATCGACGCCAAGGACAAACATCACGCGCAAGGCCTTGACGACCGTATCCAGTCCTACAGAAACGGGTCAGCCGGCACTGGCTACTACCCAGGCATCGAAAGTATTGATAACAC AATCACCATTCCAGAATCTTGGGCAAGATACACACAGGAAAACATCGCTAGATCACAGAAAGAACGTGCATGTTCCGAGCGTTTACGGGGAGAGATTGACAGCACACTCCGTGCATGTGCAAACGACATGTGGAACATGTTCAACACAGTGAATAACGCCTTTAACACGAGAATACGCGAGACTACAGATGCAAGAAATAAACTTCAGGCTCATCTCCAGAGA ACTATGGCGGAGATCTTCGACATGGAGAAGAATATCGAGTTATTACGAAAGGCTATTCAAGACAAGGAGGCACCAATGAAGGTGTCACAGTCACGTCTGGACGAGAGAACGAGACGTATCAACGTAGAGCTCTGTAACGATCCAGTCATGAAATC TCTGCAACGTGAAGTTAGCGAGATCAGAGAATCAGTGCGTATACTCAAAGAGCGTCTGAAGGCCTCAGAGTTGAGTTTGGCGCGCTTGATGAAAACAAAGGCAACCTTGGAACACGACATCTCGGTCAAGGAGAACAGTCTAAGAATAGATTCACAGTATTGCATGGGCATGCGCAAAGGATTCCCAATGGATCCAAAAGTTGGACCAATTTTCCAAATGCCTACTTGCTAG
- the LOC123536029 gene encoding tektin-3-like isoform X2 — translation MSHKGRSVTRLAYYDSPAIVRSRSATPLTPEMSKILPYVSDKTISRHLGYAGRSMDLGHAKNYFNPARNTIYSRYTPNDWGLSNSMNYSLSDKERAFGERLRADAWRAMKETDARTRNRQNDVTKKLGERVQDISFWKSELLNEINSIETEYGNLEEYRRTCEKALSDTANPLHIAEECLMHREKRQGIDLVNDDVEKSLVREVNVIKKCQAKMKRVLDKASVQLKMDRAAQHTLEIDAKDKHHAQGLDDRIQSYRNGSAGTGYYPGIESIDNTITIPESWARYTQENIARSQKERACSERLRGEIDSTLRACANDMWNMFNTVNNAFNTRIRETTDARNKLQAHLQRTMAEIFDMEKNIELLRKAIQDKEAPMKVSQSRLDERTRRINVELCNDPVMKSLQREVSEIRESVRILKERLKASELSLARLMKTKATLEHDISVKENSLRIDSQYCMGMRKGFPMDPKVGPIFQMPTC, via the exons ATGAGTCACAA GGGACGCAGTGTTACCAG ACTGGCATACTACGACAGTCCGGCCATAGTCCGTTCAAGGAGCGCCACCCCACTCACACCGGAAATGTCTAAAATACTGCCATACGTGTCCGACAAAACTATTTCACGACATCTAGGTTACGCCGGAAGATCAATGGACCTCGGCCACGCTAAGAATTACTTTAATCCTGCCAG AAACACAATCTACTCCCGCTACACACCAAATGACTGGGGTCTCTCAAACTCGATGAACTACAGTCTGTCAGACAAAGAGCGCGCTTTCGGCGAGCGTCTGCGAGCTGATGCTTGGAGAGCCATGAAGGAGACAGACGCCAGAACCAGAAACAGGCAGAATGACGTCACCAAAAAATTAG GGGAACGTGTTCAGGACATTTCGTTCTGGAAATCAGAACTTCTTAATGAAATCAACAGTATAGAAACAGAATATGGGAATTTAGAG GAATACCGTCGCACCTGTGAGAAAGCCCTGTCAGACACAGCCAACCCACTACATATAGCCGAGGAGTGTTTGATGCACAGAGAAAAGAGACAAGGAATTGATCTTGTCAACGACGATGTTGAGAAATCACTCGTCAGa GAGGTGAACGTGATCAAGAAATGTCAAGCTAAAATGAAGAGAGTTTTGGACAAAGCTTCCGTCCAACTAAA GATGGACCGTGCTGCCCAGCACACACTTGAGATCGACGCCAAGGACAAACATCACGCGCAAGGCCTTGACGACCGTATCCAGTCCTACAGAAACGGGTCAGCCGGCACTGGCTACTACCCAGGCATCGAAAGTATTGATAACAC AATCACCATTCCAGAATCTTGGGCAAGATACACACAGGAAAACATCGCTAGATCACAGAAAGAACGTGCATGTTCCGAGCGTTTACGGGGAGAGATTGACAGCACACTCCGTGCATGTGCAAACGACATGTGGAACATGTTCAACACAGTGAATAACGCCTTTAACACGAGAATACGCGAGACTACAGATGCAAGAAATAAACTTCAGGCTCATCTCCAGAGA ACTATGGCGGAGATCTTCGACATGGAGAAGAATATCGAGTTATTACGAAAGGCTATTCAAGACAAGGAGGCACCAATGAAGGTGTCACAGTCACGTCTGGACGAGAGAACGAGACGTATCAACGTAGAGCTCTGTAACGATCCAGTCATGAAATC TCTGCAACGTGAAGTTAGCGAGATCAGAGAATCAGTGCGTATACTCAAAGAGCGTCTGAAGGCCTCAGAGTTGAGTTTGGCGCGCTTGATGAAAACAAAGGCAACCTTGGAACACGACATCTCGGTCAAGGAGAACAGTCTAAGAATAGATTCACAGTATTGCATGGGCATGCGCAAAGGATTCCCAATGGATCCAAAAGTTGGACCAATTTTCCAAATGCCTACTTGCTAG
- the LOC123536029 gene encoding tektin-3-like isoform X3 translates to MSHKLAYYDSPAIVRSRSATPLTPEMSKILPYVSDKTISRHLGYAGRSMDLGHAKNYFNPARNTIYSRYTPNDWGLSNSMNYSLSDKERAFGERLRADAWRAMKETDARTRNRQNDVTKKLGERVYDIAFWKSELNMEINSLATEIENLKEYRRTCEKALSDTANPLHIAEECLMHREKRQGIDLVNDDVEKSLVREVNVIKKCQAKMKRVLDKASVQLKMDRAAQHTLEIDAKDKHHAQGLDDRIQSYRNGSAGTGYYPGIESIDNTITIPESWARYTQENIARSQKERACSERLRGEIDSTLRACANDMWNMFNTVNNAFNTRIRETTDARNKLQAHLQRTMAEIFDMEKNIELLRKAIQDKEAPMKVSQSRLDERTRRINVELCNDPVMKSLQREVSEIRESVRILKERLKASELSLARLMKTKATLEHDISVKENSLRIDSQYCMGMRKGFPMDPKVGPIFQMPTC, encoded by the exons ATGAGTCACAA ACTGGCATACTACGACAGTCCGGCCATAGTCCGTTCAAGGAGCGCCACCCCACTCACACCGGAAATGTCTAAAATACTGCCATACGTGTCCGACAAAACTATTTCACGACATCTAGGTTACGCCGGAAGATCAATGGACCTCGGCCACGCTAAGAATTACTTTAATCCTGCCAG AAACACAATCTACTCCCGCTACACACCAAATGACTGGGGTCTCTCAAACTCGATGAACTACAGTCTGTCAGACAAAGAGCGCGCTTTCGGCGAGCGTCTGCGAGCTGATGCTTGGAGAGCCATGAAGGAGACAGACGCCAGAACCAGAAACAGGCAGAATGACGTCACCAAAAAATTAG GCGAACGTGTTTATGACATCGCATTTTGGAAGAGCGAACTTAACATGGAAATCAACTCCCTAGCAACCGAGATTGAAAATTTGAAG GAATACCGTCGCACCTGTGAGAAAGCCCTGTCAGACACAGCCAACCCACTACATATAGCCGAGGAGTGTTTGATGCACAGAGAAAAGAGACAAGGAATTGATCTTGTCAACGACGATGTTGAGAAATCACTCGTCAGa GAGGTGAACGTGATCAAGAAATGTCAAGCTAAAATGAAGAGAGTTTTGGACAAAGCTTCCGTCCAACTAAA GATGGACCGTGCTGCCCAGCACACACTTGAGATCGACGCCAAGGACAAACATCACGCGCAAGGCCTTGACGACCGTATCCAGTCCTACAGAAACGGGTCAGCCGGCACTGGCTACTACCCAGGCATCGAAAGTATTGATAACAC AATCACCATTCCAGAATCTTGGGCAAGATACACACAGGAAAACATCGCTAGATCACAGAAAGAACGTGCATGTTCCGAGCGTTTACGGGGAGAGATTGACAGCACACTCCGTGCATGTGCAAACGACATGTGGAACATGTTCAACACAGTGAATAACGCCTTTAACACGAGAATACGCGAGACTACAGATGCAAGAAATAAACTTCAGGCTCATCTCCAGAGA ACTATGGCGGAGATCTTCGACATGGAGAAGAATATCGAGTTATTACGAAAGGCTATTCAAGACAAGGAGGCACCAATGAAGGTGTCACAGTCACGTCTGGACGAGAGAACGAGACGTATCAACGTAGAGCTCTGTAACGATCCAGTCATGAAATC TCTGCAACGTGAAGTTAGCGAGATCAGAGAATCAGTGCGTATACTCAAAGAGCGTCTGAAGGCCTCAGAGTTGAGTTTGGCGCGCTTGATGAAAACAAAGGCAACCTTGGAACACGACATCTCGGTCAAGGAGAACAGTCTAAGAATAGATTCACAGTATTGCATGGGCATGCGCAAAGGATTCCCAATGGATCCAAAAGTTGGACCAATTTTCCAAATGCCTACTTGCTAG